The Diorhabda sublineata isolate icDioSubl1.1 chromosome 9, icDioSubl1.1, whole genome shotgun sequence nucleotide sequence atatattaacagaaatttaaataaCGATAAACTTCATTTTGACTTCAGATTttaaaacattgtaaaatataaattaccaaATTTGACTTATGCTGGCTACAGAAGAAGAGTTTACGATGCCTACATTTTACATTTTGATCTGAAAGAGatgctttcaattttttttcgaattccgtCTATAATGTCATTCAAGCATCAACAGCGTCTTAACAGGTTAAGCTCCAAAAAGTTTTTAACAGAATTTCCCTCTTGGTCAAGATGGggatataaatatcaatatattacaaaatgaaGAAGATATATCAATAACTATATTAACATCCTTAGTGAACATAACTATGTCTCAATAATAAAAAGCACcagacttttaaaatttatgtagaCCTCAAGAAATTTCAAGAGGAACTGAAAAATATAGAATGGGACAGTCTCCAAGAATTAAGCACGCATGAAGCAACAACAGTTTTCATTGATACCGTATAAAGCAGAATacacaaattacaaaaaacaattattgataaTTGGTAGAGCTCGCTAATATGCTAATATACTTTTGGACAATCAAACTCACTGCCTCGGAACTATACGCAGCAATCGCAAATACCAAAtgccgatgtcctttgagaagccgatcaggcgctttggcttggaccctttgatgtcattagACAAGCCGTTAGTCTTGCTCAAGTGTTTAAACCGTGCTCGTTTGGATGCAGAGCACTAACAGATGACGTGGTCTGAGGTTTCGTCATCCTTCATGCATCAACGTCACTACGGATCGtccgtgatgcccatggtgtCTTAGATGGCTGGGTCCGGTTACAACCCCGGTTACTACTCGAATTTCGCGCCTATTACAAGAAGCAGTTGTTTGGTGTGAGACGCATGAGGTCCATATAAATGTGCCTTCGCTTGTTTCAACGAGCTGGATCTTACAGCCCTCACTCACAAGATTATGTAGGACTCTCTTGCACCCCAGCACACATTTTCATTGGTTAAGGCTTGTATGACAGCTCTACTGTCTGAGCAGATTGAGATTACTGTGTTCCTGTGGCGTCGATTGAGTATCGCGTGTCAGTATTCCAACACAGCGAATACCTCGGCTGTAGCCTGTTCCCCAAGCGAAACAGATTCGCTTATTTTGAGGTGTCATCCGCAGAGGCCTGCTCCAGCCAAGCCTTTCCTCCTGGAGCCTTCGGTGTACCAGGTGGCCTTATTATTCATTATAGCGGGTTTTGAGTCACCATTCCACTGCTCCCTCTCAGTGATGTGTGCCTCCAAACCCTCCTCAAAAGgttaaaaatatatggtacattATAACTCAATCGTTGATGAGGATAAACAAGTTTGAGTAATaatgtaccatatatttttagcctCTATAAGGATCAaaaaaagatcgaaacgttggcatgTTAAAAAACTCTTAGAGAGTATTTTGAGTCCTCGACCTTATAACGccattcgaaattacatactaAGAAGGACAATAATATCAAGAATGATATATTTGCCTGGGTTTTCCAAATCTATCGACAACACATATGGCGCAGGGccttaaataacaaataatgtatcgaaacgttggcattttaaaaaactgcTCCAGTCAAGTCATTCCTTCTGGAGCCGTCGGTGTACCAGGccttattattcaatatagcGGCCTTGGAGTCACCATTCCACTGCTCCCGCTCAGTGATGTGTGCCTCCAAACCCTTATTATCAACGGTCGCAGGCGTCATTTGGTCCCTACCAATAGAAATAATTGGGCATTCACCTGTGACCTGCGTCCAGATTTTTGCATAGCCAGTTGACCCAACTTGCAGTTCTTTGTGGATGTTCAACTTGTAGGCTGTCATAACGGTTTCAATGGCACACAATTTACATATtaggaaggacaataatatcaacaatgacattctcattatttttactAACGAAAATAGTAGATACCTTCACATTTGACGCCCCCTCTATCATTTATCGCGGCCCCCTTATCTAATAACAGCTCAACTATTTCATAATAACCATGATTGCAAGCTTCGTGTATCGGTAACCAGCCGGTATTGTCACGTATATTCACAGGATGACCTTGTTCCAGGAGATGCTTGACGACTggaatttttccattaatacaagCAACGTGTAATTGCGATTCTCCTTTCGCGTTCTTTTTTACCGCAAAGTTTTTAGATCTCCTTTTACCGATATGTATGTTAGTTGGATTGATTGTCGTTTGTAGATCCGAATCAGATTTATCTGAATCTAGAGAAAAAATGATTAGgtaattatttgtaataaaaaatgatatatacaTTTACCTGTAATATCATCAAGTTCtacataattttctttagaagtatttgaaattgaaatatcgcTTTCATTATCAGACGATGATGAATCACTTTCGTAATCAGGAATTTTTAAACCCTTCAATTTCTGTTCGTATTTGTAAGCTTCCGTTTCATTATGAATACGCTGTAAATACTGGATACAtctaataaacaataatattagaTACATTTACAAtggattttattgaaaatatacctCGTGATCATCCGTCTTTCTTCTTTCAAGTTGCAATTTTCTTGACAGTGTTCTATAGCCCTATTGTAAACTAATAGCACTTCATTCGCAGATCGATTAGCAGATTCCTTATTATCGGCTATCTTACTCAAAGCATCGAGGCAGTCTTTTATATTATCCCGAAGATTGTATTCTTTCTCAAAATGTTGAATGGCTTCTTCATACATCTTATTATCTTCATATGTTTGTGCTAAAGTATTATAACAAATAGCCAGCTCCCTACCGCTGATTCCAGATTTCTCGGCATAATTCAACATCAATTTATAATACTCTAAagcttttgaataatttttaacgtcGCACGCACAGTCGCccattttttcataaagttttttcaattctctattATCATTACTTTCCACCGCCAGTTTATCTTCCGTTTTACACATTGTTGCCACTGAAAATTTATACATCGAACACACACTACAGAAACACTCGAAAATATTGTCTGATCTTTTAAAAGTCCATCTGTAAGTCACTCAAAATTACATTCTCTGATCATTTAAAGGTCTATCCCTAGGTCACTCATAATTACAATGTCTGATCCTTAACATTACACTGTCTTATCCTTTAAAGGTCTTTTCTCAAGTCAATCAAAATTACAGTATCTGATCCTTTAAAGGCCTATTTCTAGGTcattcaaaattacactgtctgatcaTTTACAGGTTCTTCCTAGGTCACTtaaaattacattgtttgatTCATAAAGGTCCATCCCTAGGTCACTCAAAATTACAATGACTGATCCTTTGAAGGTCCATCCATAGGGCATttaaaattacactgtctgatccTTTACAGGTCCTTCCTAGGTCACCcaaaattacattgtttgatTCTAAAAAGGTCCATCCCTAGGTCACTCGAAATTACAATGTCTGACCCTTTGAAGGTCCATCCATAGGGCATTTAAAATTACACTGTATCATCCTTTAAAGGTCCATCCCTAGGTCACTCATAATAACAATGTCTGATACTTTAAATATCGTTCTCTAAGTAAATCAAAATATGGTATCTAATCCTTTAAAGGTCCATCACTAGGTCACTGAAAATTACACTTTCTGATCGTTTAAAAGTCCATCCCTAGGCCAAACAAAATTACACTTTCTGATCCTTTAAAGGCCCATCACTAGGTGACACTTATAATACTGCCTGATTCTTTAAAGGTCCTTCCTTAAGTCAATCAAAATTACAGTATATGATCCTTTAAAGGCCTATTTCTAGGTCACTAAAAATTACACTTTCAATCCTTTAAATATTCATTACTAGGTCACTGTCCAATCTGTTAAAGGTCCTTCTGAAGGTCACTATCTGATCCGTTAAAGATCCTTCCCTATGTCACCGATTGCTCTAGATCCAGATAATGTAAGTTTGAATGTTATTGTAGTGGTAATAAACAATATGTTCATTATAAATATCCTAACCTACccttttaaaaattctattttttatattaaatattttcatgtcaaaaataatttgagtaaactattccaaataaaagtagTATTCACCTGctcttaaatatttttcaatgagtTTTCTCTCTTGAATGTTAGGAGTATTCAGCTTGTATGCTTTGTATAAACTTTTCTTTGCCCCATAAAAGTCGCCTAGTTTAATCAGTGCTTCGGATTTTGCGAAGAGCACACCACTCATTAAATCTAcattactttttgttttctctaaaatttatgagaaaatattttatttactaaataccgaataaatatcaaattttctgataaaacattaataatttaaaaaaaaagtgagaTAGAAAATTTATACCTTATCTTGTCTATAGGGGAGgtcattgaaaaattatagtaTTCAATAAGTGTGGAAAGtgtgaattaaaaaatttgattataaacatCGTTGTTGATGTTATATGAAATAACAAGTAAAAATGAACATATTATACTTAACATTTACTTAAATAACAGTGAAGTAGCTTctaatacgttttttttttcttagaaaagagagttttaaaacattttccaaaagtttCTTCCATGATCTCATTGTCTGTCATGATTTGACACTGCTCATCGTCTGCTCCTTCTGACCAGGTGTTAACATCAGCAAATGTCGGATGACCAGGACTATCTACTAGTTATTCGACAATTGCTACTCTTAAGTCATTTACCCCAACATCTGTGACAGTTTTAGGTTctgattttttcttgtaatcCAGTAATGGAGCCAGAGAATTCCACAACTACGTCAACGAACAAATGTGTTTGTTGAAAGCTTTTCCCATGCTCTTGCAAGATTGAAAAGAACATATTACAGATTGCTTTCCTTCAAAGCTGTaacacttttttttgaaaaaacactgtACAGCAGTATTGGAACTTGTTTTTATAGTTTGGTTGATATTGATCCATTGGTTGGAATAACGTTAAAGTTAAATCAGAGGGCACAAACTGTAACAATGATTTTACCatccttatattttaattcgTCCTCATCGGGGTACCCAGGAAAATTGTCAAGAAAACCAAGGGCTTTTTTAGGCAATTCCTacgttttcaaaaacttttttactgaTGGAACAAATGTTTTATGAAACCATTTTAAGAAAAGAGTTTTCGTCATCCTTCATTGATATACATTTCATTTTATGGGAcaaaagatctaagaaaattgaaaaaagaaatattcaattttgattagTACTTACTTGCAGCTTCTATTGCTAAATTATAGTGATGCATCGATTTGCCACtgtcattttgtttttcatataaagcCGCTAAAGACATATAACCCCGACTCATTTGTTCGTAAATATCATTGTTCTTGCAGACGTTAATTGAAGTGGTAAATAATTCTATGGCTTTATTAAAATCACCCTGACTATCTTTAACTAATCCCAGATTTGAAAATAACCTTGCTTGCATATCTGCTTTTTCAACTTTACTTATACCAGTTAAACTAAAAATGTAAATTCTATCTTCTTCTCTAACATATTCAATTAAATAGCAACTTCAAACaactgaaattattatattcaaaaagtGATAAGGATTCTTACCTTTCACATACCCTCatacttttcataaaatatttgaaagctgcatttaaattttcttttgaatcaGTCGGCGTTTCTAAGtgtattgttaaataaatatgacCAATAGTAGCATAAGCTCTTTGAATTTCGggattatttttttccatgattgcaatatctataaaaattataagcTTTTATAGTAgccatataaaaaatattctaaatttacTGACTAAGATAAATCTTTTGATGTTCCAGTGCTTTTGTATAATTGTTAAGTCCCAAATAAGCTTCCCCAATGCCTCGATTTGCTTTGGCATATTCAATTTGATTATgttctaatttatatatttcagcaAGAGCTTTGAATTCCTCGACGGCTCTTTCAAACTGCCCGCTTTTCATGTATAATTCGGAAAGTTCGGCGTAAATAGCAACCAAAAGTCGATTGTTGCCTTCATTTTGAgctttaatttttcttttttgtagccctggaaataaaacaatataaagaatactgagtaataatattattaagtcatttattcatataacaaatgtataattgtttataaaacctacttatttcatccattataaaaataaattgtatttggCGGTAATTTAATTACATCTTTGGGTTAACTAGTTCTTCTTTTCGcttcaaaattaactttttacTCTTGTTATATACAAACACTGTTAATCTCGATTACCCAAAAATACTTGATTAATATAAGACTAatggtttttggaaatttgacatgcaattataattatttgaaaaacaactaTTTAAAAAACGCTTATATTGGTATGCAGTATGTACAGGCTGTATTAAATGGATGATATTTTAGTCAATGTAAAtaaaagataaagaagaagagtTATAGCCTTTTTTAAAGGGCTATTtacgtttttcattaattacctttttaataaaaatcatacaatGATTACATACGAGGTATTAATGTTATATAGGGTCATGCCCAAGGTAAGGTTTTCAAgatttatcataaatataataagCAACGCAAAGTTATTAACTAGCTGGTATAACATTTTGTTTCAGATTGAATTAGCGTCTGTGTTAAAACGAACAGCAAATACAATATTTGACAAAGGTGGCATAAtaagaaaactggaaaatttgGGAACCCGAGACATGCCGTATAAAACTAGCGTGCATGGAGTCGTTTATAAAAAAGCTAGGTAACcagtcttattttttttaaaaatcacattcTACTTAAGCGCACTGTTTTTCTAGTTACTTTCTAATTGAATGTAATGTTCCACCTACCACAATAAATTCACTATTGGATGAATATGGAAGAGATGTAGATATAATAAGACgaacaatttacaaaaaaaatgaaccaaCCCAATTTGAATGCACATTACATGAAGAATTACAACCACCGCCTTACAGAAAAGATGTTCAAGATCTCATTAAACAAGCAAGGAAATTAGATAAGCCTAGGTTTAAATATAACACAGGCTTAGATTATTATCCTTTCCAAAGataatttgttttgtattaatagttaaaatatattttctttttagtttattcattttttaattcatcttATGAAGTATTAGTATCTAGAAACTTTGTTGGTAGACGTTTTTTTCATTGTGCTCTTATCTACAACTAAAACACTAAAGCATCCACTATATTACATCGAAATTAATCAAGTAAGATTGTGTAGACACACTTAGCTTTGTGTTGTATGTATGTGTATAATAGGGTATCATGTACACTACAactcaaaggatctattgtgtcccccagCGTgaggaaacaaatttttttttgaacaatttttgttacTTGAATGGTTTTGTCGTTAGATTAAATACGAAAGTTTTGTCTAAATCCAAATGTTATTTCCAGTAGCGGGGTCCCCGCCGTTAGAGGCCGTGGGTGTAACCCTGGTCCTTGATACTGTCATTTACTATCACATCACTATCAATTAAATTgtgtaatttatattattataaagtcAAAGATTAGGGTCATCAGATTCCTTATTAATATGttcattcaatattataatagGAAATAATGATTAATAATATTGAGGTAGCACACAGATTCACGGGGGCCCCGCTTCATATAATTATTAGACACAATACAAACTCTTCAATGCTGTTTTAATGTATCTAGATAAAGATGGGCGCTTGGTCTTATATTTAGCATCGAGTATGACAACAAAATTGGGTTACAAGTATCAGCAACATCAGCGTTTTGTATTAATATTAGTTGGGGCCTCACCGATTCACGGGAGCCCCGCGACTTTAAGATACATATAATTAGACACAATACAAACATGTCAACGCTCTTTCAATGTACCTAGATGAAGATGTGTCCTTGGTCTTGTATTTAGCATCCGGGTATAACAACAAAATTGGGTTACAAGTATCAGAAACACCAGCACTTGGTATTAATATTAGTTGGTTAATTATTACATGTACATGTCGAACTaagagttaaaaaaataaacttcttcTTTTAAGTCAAGATAAGAATATGGGGCAAGCCATATGTAAATCCGATAAAGTATGACAGTGGTGGAAGGAGCCCTAGGACTGACCCTGTTCCGGAATGTGTAAATAGATGTTATTTTCCTTGTATTCTTATCACTAGTAAGGCCACTACCCTACCCACAAAGTCGATCGAAGTTAACCAAATAAAAGAGTAAAGACACTTCATCCTATTTTGCCTCCCCTTGCTCAACTTCtgataattttcgatttttagtACGAGTCAAAGGATTCCAAGTGAAACAACGTTCAACCACATGAGTTTAGAACGGTTAAGTTTGTCAAAGCATCAGAGCAAGTAGTGAAACACTTTATTTCAACTAATAGATTACATCTTCTAGATTTTTTTGCTTAGAAACTTTATAAACATCATATTTAACTAAAGCTTCTCTGATTTTATCTGTGATAACACTTTGTATATATACTTAGACATGTTAGTAACAATATTAAGGAAGTAGATGGAATTTAGAAGGATTGGGAATATTTGtaggataatgatatttcaaatGAGAGACATATTGAGCCTTATTCTAGTTTATTAACACTTTAAGACAGGCATATACTTCATGTGcgatttatttctatatacatagtttataaaaagctaaataaaagattaacTACATTGCAGTCATAATAAGGTTAAAACGAAGAGAAGGAACATTTTactgcttcagtttttttttcgtaaaaaataattttcgtcaTTTCTGATACTCCAAATCTCAAGCAACACATTTTAGTTTTATGATTACGTAATTTAAAAACGATCTTATTGTAACTAGTAAcaaatatcgttatttttcctTAATTAAGTTATTATAATATACAGTAATTGctactaattttttattgataaaattttgttctatttccACTTTTCCACCTAGCCCTGCCTCCTTGGCCaactataaaattaaaaaagtttatggCATTAATTGATAAGTAAAAAAGTACAGAAATACACTCCCCTACAAAATTGAAGCATAATTTGATATTCAGTTAAAACTTTTAGTAAAAAACACTTTAGGTTTCTGCAAGAAATGGTTTATTTCAATATCTCTTACATCCAATTCCACAATCTAGCTCTGTAacacaattaatattttaaaatgaaccctaatattaacataaaaccccaaaaagtGTTATTGCATTGATCGTAGAAGTCTTTTCACAAGTACAAATGGTACAATCCTTGATTTATAGAACATTAAGAATATAGCAACAAACAGGAAGTAATCAAAGAAGAGCAGATCAGAACTCTAGTTAACAACAGCACATCGGCTAGCGTGACTTAAATTTACTAGAGACTGAGAAGACCACAAACGGTGGAATGTAATGTTCTGAAATGATTCCAGATTTTGCCTATTCTATCATGATCGACGTTTTCCAGTATATACAAGACCATACCACCAAGGTACGCATAAGGTGGGGAATCAGAAATGGTATGGAGTGCCATTAGGAAGGGAACACCGGCATTCGTCTTAATGGATTTTGACATATAACCACAAGTTGTACCTTTCACTTCctttatcagaaaaaatttatttatgcaaGATATTCAAACGAAAAAGGTGGGGAgtgtattttcaattattaatataaaatggtaattttttttcttactaaCCGTATCAGTACTTTAAGCCATCTTGTAATGTATATGAGATATTAATAGTGCTGGAACCTCAGATTTTGAACAGTGCAAGTCAAAATACTTGAAATGATACTTACCACAAATGTATTGGAGTTTCTAGGTAAAAAAGCCACCACATTTGATGTCACCTTCCTTGCGCTTGCAATTAATTGTGAGAAAGGAACTGGCAATAACATCGTTTCAAGATCATATGACGGTTCGGAAAGATACGAAGGTCCACCCCAAGGAGGACTCAAAAAGACTACGTCGGCTTTCAGACCTCCAGCCAATTGTATGAAATCTCCAATTATAAACTCAATTTTGTCCGATACTCCATAAACATTGGCGTTATTTTGTGCTAGCTCTATTTTCTTGGGATCTATATCAATCgctataactaaataaaaattatacagtgAGTTGcgacaataattttataaatggaGTTTAAGTAGGTGAAACTGCTAAAATCTCGATTCTCTTAAAGCAATTATATTCCTAATGAgttaaatacactttttttcctatattacCACAAccacttattttattgtagaaagTCCTAGTTCATAAATTAAAATGCTTATGCCCACTTGAATAAAGTTCTCTGgaacaaacatgaaaaaaaaaacaatcaccAAAGCCATAAAAGCCCTGATGGTGTGCAGAAACTTTGCAGGGAGGAATTGGGGTTGTAACCTACAGTGGATGTACACAGCAATTGTGAGTTCAATCATCATATTTGGGGCAGtggtttggggtactagaactagtATGAATACCATAAGGAATGATCTAtcgaaggtacaaagactggaTTGCTTATGTGCAACCGAGGCTATGAAATCTTGTcgaacagctgcactagaagtgattctaaatatTCCACCTTTCCACATAGTTCTTGAAAGCGTGACAGAAAAAACATCACTTTGAATGTTCAGGAAgggaatcatcaaagaaaacccgttcctaaataatgaccaacccTTGGACAAGCCTCAGAATGTcacatcgaaaaagtttagctttgagaaaaacttcaccTCACTAATAAACGACAAAAGCAAGTGGGATgaaaacaccatacaagaaatgaacagaaataccattaaatggtatacggatggATCAAAAGCAGCAGATGGAACTGTAATAGGAATGTA carries:
- the LOC130448935 gene encoding probable 28S ribosomal protein S6, mitochondrial encodes the protein MITYEVLMLYRVMPKIELASVLKRTANTIFDKGGIIRKLENLGTRDMPYKTSVHGVVYKKASYFLIECNVPPTTINSLLDEYGRDVDIIRRTIYKKNEPTQFECTLHEELQPPPYRKDVQDLIKQARKLDKPRFKYNTGLDYYPFQR